A window of the Lodderomyces beijingensis strain CBS 14171 genome assembly, chromosome: 7 genome harbors these coding sequences:
- a CDS encoding mitochondrial 54S ribosomal protein mL58, whose product MLRSTVRTLHHAPKQSIPYVPVPVNKYNAKRSGFNFKPAKTSGLVYNPPAAIVKPSMQTPYLFLPPHDPRRELAKQRSQSISPQVVADMPIIRQFKAPHQREYTITAETVVEMKKLRAENPREWTLRALSKKFNVELEKLVYFFRTDMEKARKSEGSHGDKLELGLRRTALDRQKRREMWLRNEF is encoded by the coding sequence ATGCTAAGGCTGACGGTACGAACACTACACCATGCACCGAAGCAGTCCATACCGTACGTGCCCGTACCTGTAAATAAATACAACGCCAAAAGATCGgggttcaacttcaaaccaGCCAAAACGTCGGGTCTTGTGTATAATCCGCCTGCAGCAATAGTCAAGCCATCGATGCAAACACCTTACTTGTTCCTACCACCGCACGATCCCAGACGAGAATTGGCGAAACAGCGCAGCCAGAGCATACTGCCCCAAGTGGTTGCAGATATGCCCATCATCCGGCAATTCAAGGCGCCCCACCAGAGAGAATACACAATAACGGCGGAAACCGTGGtggagatgaaaaagttgagaGCCGAAAATCCTCGCGAGTGGACTTTAAGGGCCTTGAGCAAAAAATTCAACgttgagttggagaagttggTCTATTTCTTCAGGACGGACATGGAAAAGGCCAGAAAGTCTGAGGGATCGCATGGGGATAAGCTTGAGCTTGGCTTGCGCAGGACCGCGTTGGACAGgcaaaagagaagagaaatGTGGTTGAGAAATGAATTCtaa